A genomic window from Capsicum annuum cultivar UCD-10X-F1 unplaced genomic scaffold, UCD10Xv1.1 ctg5284, whole genome shotgun sequence includes:
- the LOC107873541 gene encoding galactan beta-1,4-galactosyltransferase GALS2-like isoform X1 has translation MFVGDSIWSCYDKMTYLEMWSFSKEEVVDDGRLGLSSFPKRKEASPTTKGGGDSSFNTIDTFEALTETEQDFVNFTFVFEAPLKYDIFYCVTSFYENLIQRRVREWLAFHIRLFGEKSHFVIHDAGGVHDGVMEVLKPWMDKGYVTLQDIREQERFDGSPLCKCQCLTSFVSLRIAVNPTDCRFIGYPPSAMASTTMSHVLDRLQLCIGEKYQD, from the exons ATGTTTGTTGGAGATAGCATATGGAGTTGCTATGACAAAATGACCTACTTAGAG ATGTGGAGCTTCTCAAAGGAAGAGGTTGTGGACGATGGGAGGCTTGGATTGAGCAGTTTCCCGAAAAGAA AAGAAGCATCTCCCACCACCAAGGGCGGCGGCGACAGTAGCTTCAACACCATCGACACATTCGAGGCATTGACGGAGACGGAGCAGGATTTCGTTAACTTTACTTTCGTATTTGAAGCTCCACTAAAGTATGATATCTTCTACTGTGTTACGTCTTTCTACGAAAACTTGATCCAACGGAGAGTAAGAGAATGGCTGGCATTTCACATCAGGCTGTTCGGAGAGAAATCCCATTTCGTAATTCACGATGCAGGAGGTGTACATGATGGGGTAATGGAGGTGCTTAAACCATGGATGGATAAAGGATATGTTACATTACAGGATATTAGAGAGCAAGAGAGATTTGATGG TTCACCATTGTGCAAATGCCAATGTCTAACAAGCTTTGTCTCACTGAGGATCGCGGTAAATCCTACAG ATTGTAGATTCATTGGTTACCCTCCTTCTGCAATGGCTTCTACCACAATGTCACACGTTCTTGATCGGTTACAGCTTTGCATTGGTGAGAAGTACCAAGATTAA
- the LOC107873541 gene encoding uncharacterized protein LOC107873541 isoform X2 — protein MFVGDSIWSCYDKMTYLEMWSFSKEEVVDDGRLGLSSFPKRKEASPTTKGGGDSSFNTIDTFEALTETEQDFVNFTFVFEAPLKLFGEKSHFVIHDAGGVHDGVMEVLKPWMDKGYVTLQDIREQERFDGSPLCKCQCLTSFVSLRIAVNPTDCRFIGYPPSAMASTTMSHVLDRLQLCIGEKYQD, from the exons ATGTTTGTTGGAGATAGCATATGGAGTTGCTATGACAAAATGACCTACTTAGAG ATGTGGAGCTTCTCAAAGGAAGAGGTTGTGGACGATGGGAGGCTTGGATTGAGCAGTTTCCCGAAAAGAA AAGAAGCATCTCCCACCACCAAGGGCGGCGGCGACAGTAGCTTCAACACCATCGACACATTCGAGGCATTGACGGAGACGGAGCAGGATTTCGTTAACTTTACTTTCGTATTTGAAGCTCCACTAAA GCTGTTCGGAGAGAAATCCCATTTCGTAATTCACGATGCAGGAGGTGTACATGATGGGGTAATGGAGGTGCTTAAACCATGGATGGATAAAGGATATGTTACATTACAGGATATTAGAGAGCAAGAGAGATTTGATGG TTCACCATTGTGCAAATGCCAATGTCTAACAAGCTTTGTCTCACTGAGGATCGCGGTAAATCCTACAG ATTGTAGATTCATTGGTTACCCTCCTTCTGCAATGGCTTCTACCACAATGTCACACGTTCTTGATCGGTTACAGCTTTGCATTGGTGAGAAGTACCAAGATTAA
- the LOC107873541 gene encoding galactan beta-1,4-galactosyltransferase GALS2-like isoform X3: MFVGDSIWSCYDKMTYLEMWSFSKEEVVDDGRLGLSSFPKRKEASPTTKGGGDSSFNTIDTFEALTETEQDFVNFTFVFEAPLKYDIFYCVTSFYENLIQRRVREWLAFHIRLFGEKSHFVIHDAGGVHDGVMEVLKPWMDKGYVTLQDIREQERFDG; this comes from the exons ATGTTTGTTGGAGATAGCATATGGAGTTGCTATGACAAAATGACCTACTTAGAG ATGTGGAGCTTCTCAAAGGAAGAGGTTGTGGACGATGGGAGGCTTGGATTGAGCAGTTTCCCGAAAAGAA AAGAAGCATCTCCCACCACCAAGGGCGGCGGCGACAGTAGCTTCAACACCATCGACACATTCGAGGCATTGACGGAGACGGAGCAGGATTTCGTTAACTTTACTTTCGTATTTGAAGCTCCACTAAAGTATGATATCTTCTACTGTGTTACGTCTTTCTACGAAAACTTGATCCAACGGAGAGTAAGAGAATGGCTGGCATTTCACATCAGGCTGTTCGGAGAGAAATCCCATTTCGTAATTCACGATGCAGGAGGTGTACATGATGGGGTAATGGAGGTGCTTAAACCATGGATGGATAAAGGATATGTTACATTACAGGATATTAGAGAGCAAGAGAGATTTGATGGGTAA